A genome region from Hevea brasiliensis isolate MT/VB/25A 57/8 chromosome 9, ASM3005281v1, whole genome shotgun sequence includes the following:
- the LOC131182949 gene encoding LEAF RUST 10 DISEASE-RESISTANCE LOCUS RECEPTOR-LIKE PROTEIN KINASE-like 2.1: MDAHVFLLPHVHFIITFFFLLVFVPTSYCEEDGLYRECFTPFQCGHLSNLSYPFWSDERPEICGYQGFKLRCREGPIPIITIKDQEFYVNFVYQSERVMIISRKDLSENICLPGVAEIPNTTLNETPFSYVPEFENVNLFYNCSNEVTKVPTLYKIPCTVNGEQRDAFYATDWLLSKWNQDPSDCNIRVEVPVPKVDVEQLISGGMEALSKALREGFNVTYMFDTIPLCSECVHSGGICGTNSSTFRFTCLCRDQPYPYNCPKAKGNGGSNVIQKIVIGITVGVVGISIACAFNFCFKKIPSVSSIISLQKIVKNNQDLEAFLKNHGPLAVCRYSFSEVKKMTNLFKDKLGQGGYGSVYKGKLFDGRLVAVKVLNASKGEGQEFINEVASISRTSHINIVTLLGFCFEGQKRALIFEFMPNGYLDKFICYKSPLKSSDQHLGWETMHQIAIGVAQGLEYLHRGCNTRIVHFDIKPHILLDENFCPKISDFGLAKLCTRKDSIISMLEARGTIGYIAPEVFSRNFGGVSSKSDVYSYGMMVLDMVGGREEDVGTDHTSEKYFPHWIYRQLEQGNKSKLCGEISIEENEIIRKLTIIGLWCIQIIPSERPSMSKVIEMLKGSIKALNIPPKQFLSSPPRSPSTTFTISMTK, translated from the exons ATGGATGCCCATGTCTTCCTGCTGCCCCATGTACACTTCATCATCACCTTCTTCTTTCTCCTAGTCTTTGTTCCAACATCTTATTGTGAAGAAGATGGGTTGTATAGAGAGTGCTTCACACCATTCCAGTGTGGACACCTGTCAAATCTTTCTTATCCTTTCTGGAGCGATGAGCGACCTGAAATCTGCGGTTATCAAGGGTTCAAGCTCCGCTGCCGAGAAGGACCGATCCCTATTATAACTATAAAAGATCAAGAATTTTATGTGAATTTCGTGTATCAATCCGAAAGAGTGATGATCATTTCTCGAAAGGATTTATCGGAaaatatttgtcttcctggtgtTGCTGAGATTCCTAATACAACTCTGAACGAGACTCCGTTCAGTTATGTGCCGGAGTTTGAAAACGTAAATCTATTCTACAATTGCTCAAACGAGGTTACGAAGGTACCGACTCTATACAAAATTCCGTGTACTGTAAATGGCGAACAACGAGATGCATTTTATGCAACTGATTGGCTTTTGAGCAAGTGGAACCAAGACCCCTCAGATTGTAACATCCGGGTAGAAGTTCCAGTTCCAAAGGTGGATGTTGAACAACTTATTAGTGGTGGAATGGAAGCTTTAAGTAAGGCTTTGAGAGAAGGTTTTAACGTAACGTACATGTTTGATACAATTCCACTGTGCTCTGAATGTGTGCATTCCGGTGGGATATGCGGCACCAACTCTTCTACTTTCCGCTTCACTTGTCTTTGCCGTGACCAACCCTATCCTTATAATTGTCCAAAAGCAAAAG GCAACGGTGGTTCGAATGTGATTCAGAAGATTGTTATTG GCATAACTGTTGGAGTAGTTGGAATTTCAATCGCCTGTGCATTCAATTTTTGTTTCAAAAAGATTCCTTCAGTTTCATCAATAATTTCCTTACAGAAGATCGTAAAGAATAATCAAGATCTCGAGGCCTTTCTTAAAAACCATGGGCCTTTAGCTGTATGCAGGTATAGCTTTTCAGAAgtgaagaaaatgaccaatttgtTCAAAGATAAACTTGGCCAAGGAGGTTATGGCAGTGTGTACAAAGGAAAGCTTTTTGATGGTCGTCTTGTAGCAGTGAAAGTCTTAAATGCATCTAAAGGAGAAGGACAAGAATTCATCAATGAGGTTGCCAGCATTAGTAGAACTtctcatattaatattgtcactcTCTTGGGTTTTTGTTTTGAGGGTCAAAAAAGAGCTCTAATATTTGAGTTTATGCCAAATGGATATCTTGACAAGTTCATATGCTACAAAAGTCCTTTGAAGAGTAGTGATCAACATTTGGGATGGGAAACTATGCACCAAATTGCTATAGGAGTAGCTCAAGGACTTGAGTACTTACACCGTGGATGCAACACAAGGATTGTGCACTTTGACATAAAGCCTCACATTCTTCTTGATGAAAATTTTTGTCCCAAAATTTCTGATTTTGGGCTTGCAAAATTATGCACCAGAAAGGATAGTATTATATCCATGCTAGAGGCTAGAGGAACTATTGGGTATATAGCTCCGGAAGTGTTCAGTAGAAACTTTGGTGGAGTTTCATCCAAATCTGATGTTTATAGCTACGGTATGATGGTTTTAGACATGGTTGGAGGCAGAGAGGAAGATGTTGGAACAGATCATACGAGTGAGAAATATTTTCCACATTGGATTTATAGACAACTTGAGCAAGGCAATAAATCCAAATTGTGTGGTGAGATTTCCATTGAAGAGAATGAAATTATTAGGAAATTGACAATAATTGGCTTGTGGTGCATCCAAATAATTCCATCAGAGAGACCATCCATGAGTAAGGTGATAGAAATGCTAAAAGGTAGCATAAAAGCCTTAAACATCCCACCAAAGCAGTTTTTATCTTCCCCTCCAAGGTCTCCATCAACCACTTTTACCATATCAATGACAAAGTGa